The Bombus huntii isolate Logan2020A chromosome 11, iyBomHunt1.1, whole genome shotgun sequence genome includes a window with the following:
- the LOC126871325 gene encoding protein dopey-1 homolog isoform X2 codes for MGSIALEEFELMKDSKYRVYVSAVDKALKSFEYTSEWADLISALGKLNKVLLSHMKFPVIPRRIKISKRLAQCMHPALPSGVHLKALETYDIIFKCMGTNRLSHELFIYSAGLFPLLGHAAMNVRPSLLTVYETHFVPLGERLRPGLSGFLSGVLLGLEDGSDHFDRTNSLLEKVCEGVGPEHFYACLWDCLASNSGIRLPAISFVLAHFNKKLPMEEQKYIMGTDTNIMVTALCAGVQDSSVLVQRSALDLLLVGFPVHNSQLTHEHMVSLVTAALVTILRRDMSLNRRLFAWLLGTEVSTSILKRRMETKVLENMENTPTYFDMYSKEMLIEAIKSLLKAVCEESPQDLKPYRILVSLLEKADIGPVILDDILFEVFRTFYNACGQSNRVPKTNEVVKSANLLFSTLEPSYVWIHCGHLFEKACQGRAKSKQETEDIAVRSVGCGMPNFLEVCILTEFLLDTVSLDAFIDTPSEHLPGLFYEIISKLLYHIDLLSPMEISRSLRLCAKILTKVQPTVVSNHTEKNELETKLDTTTSTTTTVNDNSLTAIPLEKSQSDSKLNKPDTTSGSFSEKSPSPRRRANSGGATKRSDKKSKKKSSKSTSKLSDSLPEPSTNISVVVDAESKGLPRNKSMDDIKTEYIETSTINSPSKDQLTTLKQSSKSSPMGSTGSLGRGPSPAFQAQHSMLEKCLRQYETFYVKLVSNRVLTKEKTVQNMFDNLMIPCPRESFDERMRYLELLLNSRLNMEDSGFFSQDISVMEDTKQLDILHLYIDSISQAEWDDAMKMASSLFVELSTFPKYFLPGDGLLVEEEPKGNIILPDWLKVLVVCTCWLGKQPALQLTSIATLLDLVALLKAHNDIETYPKSGEGVTAVIMVPLLKQWHITYLMQYTNVFQVLAQSLWHHLGELPAHKYRMRCVELLHELHHALHNSCDAVEDVIGLALTSENIEKRIEAFNRFATLWHLGREIETNPRLRGCMKSFDRSLLKILDNLQLADNSPLKLHAQSWLLHSLMRGDVSRVVDPLLIILLDPSTCRMSVLHVSIQHSNTVLTKNDPIEEKSEIQDDTEGAAKIYAISSVDGNVIYHVSDSVDEDKKWRKGKKKKKAINPVKVKRIFAVTTLAAGDNCNQYVTEKNQYMKELEVPPSISGNRKISVFVNPLSLNCNENSNDSLTEDDLLPSVKKVNLTTELLKNATRFKKIDFDKGSTASLDESFYESANSSLKAKEKNGFKKLNGEVGSSLDSITNSFDSSSPEITNKQTKQKKESIIMPGSSREVAGTIIKGKYHSTNEFATNYDVHDVGSFEASVEVPSWTMDDEEADLDISTTAEEYFSNSSGNSIVEEILNEVLDKVMHICDVVEPSKSTDETSYQNSKTGRNFGIGVHNLHSHMLLYCGVYDSTRTLYALRTLRNELLTNTRMFLCCAATTGVTNATKNTTLLNLLARHRKSVFGRNFHGDIANTEFIAAYRSSMYLEVLISVCLYFARSYYPNLGQMRLTHEEISGNRQVQLASAELLTLIFSELIPIVRDSGKGFSCYIIDLLTKCKVQKVALHCLVSSVMNMKNAHKENEEVFTFTEEIISFNDPVIDNDTSKCKYRASDHTEAFQIQLLRLLLALIMLEHQCGNQKGEEICPPTTPTPSTPTKTVPNIMGSSLKYLVGTSIPQQPMFLASILSALQLEHMRHLHQHWTTLVTSSLPFMGSSLTSIVTSVIHQLCCNIENLASYYISEETTTATKLQDISTLECCLPADYTVTHLEALTFLLHYCLLDTSQQIGFSFNQPLSGTIQTGIPGANPSQIFNNLIHVFMPSPLSPELTTSKDKNGVSELQQHARRTALSHLPRIIASLSTLWQAVLATKDNDQASCVVGSPRIVKHQLLELLSPISFHHGVNFLAAIAVAWHERRQPSGSKKVLPEACSNQQVMVDLVSAIRVMPIDTLVQTVHQVVKNQPPIHGVKQDFSLEVSVLELLYVYMQSNTSQSLIESWASLLGLLKDGLSLTAPAQFLLLAILNEYVQKCPPMQEKKDIRDLQDVSAKLVESCSQIAGACLEQTTWLRRNLAVREDAFEVAEGSSEGKEGKSGAVTPGTPPNAAYSIQAQAVLAEIVAPLLDVSYGSQEKERVVTLLTNLMYNITPYLKNHSTKNIASFTACSQLLSSLSGYQYTRKAWRKDVLDLLLDSAFFQMTPACLPYWRTIIDNLMTHDNTTFRDLMNRVSMAQSSSISIFSSKEQEYEQKAQLLKRLAYVILCSEMDQYHKYMPEIQERLADSLRLPQVIPSIQAQVFLCFRVLLLRMSPQHATSLWPVIVSELVQVFLYIEQELNTDSEEFSSHIKLLSALDSSWAVNASNGLQAHGHPHWLQLQLAAAKLLDLALLLPAHRLPQFQMYRWAFVGDSAVGSMENNNLSSDFVPHITRIAKLMDSKYKQEANTVKAVPGELLLTSNNIRSLQDLHYFFTTLSRRSSDTQAPLNVTQLEAVIEQDFLEKMPAAR; via the exons ATGGGTTCTATAGCCTTGGAGGAGTTTGAACTCATGAAAGACTCTAAATATAGAGT cTATGTGTCAGCTGTTGACAAAGCTCTAAAGAGCTTTGAATATACAAGCGAATGGGCAGATTTAATTTCTGCACTTGGAAAATTAAACAAAGTGTTATTAAGTCATATGAAGTTTCCAGTTATTCCTAGAAGAATTAAGATATCTAAAAGATTAGCACAATGTATGCATCCTGCTTTGCCATCCGGTGTTCATTTAAAAGCTCTAGAAACCTATGACATTATTTTCAAGTGTATGGGCACTAATAGACTGAGTCATgaactatttatatatagtgCTG GTCTATTTCCTTTGTTGGGTCATGCTGCTATGAATGTAAGACCATCTTTGTTGACAGTATATGAAACTCATTTTGTACCTCTTGGAGAGAGATTAAGGCCTGGGTTAAGTGGATTTTTAAGTGGTGTTTTACTTGGTTTAGAAGATGGGTCTGACCACTTTGATag AACCAACTCCTTGCTTGAGAAAGTATGTGAGGGAGTAGGTCCAGAACATTTTTATGCATGTTTGTGGGATTGTTTAGCTTCAAATTCTGGAATCCGATTACCTGCTATATCTTTTGTATTAGCTCACTTCAACAAAAAACTGCCAATGGAAGAACAAAAGTACATCATGGGCACAGATACTAATATTatg GTTACTGCTCTTTGCGCTGGAGTACAAGACAGTTCTGTGTTAGTACAAAGGAGTGCTTTGGATTTATTGTTAGTTGGTTTTCCTGTACATAATAGTCAATTAACACATGAGCACATGGTATCACTAGTCACAGCTGCTCTTGTCACTATATTGAGGAGAGACATGAGTTTGAATAG ACGATTGTTTGCATGGCTTTTGGGTACTGAAGTAAGCACATCTATTTTGAAGAGAAGAATGGAAACTAAAGTTTTAGAAAACATGGAAAATACACCTACTTATTTTGATATGTACTCGAAGGAAATGCTAATTGAAGCAATAAAATCATTGTTAAAAGCTGTTTGTGAGGAAAGTCCACAAGATTTAAAGCCATATAGAATACTGGTTTCTTTATTAGAAAAGGCAGATATTGGTCCAGTAATTTTggatgatattttatttgaagtTTTTAG GACATTTTATAACGCCTGCGGTCAATCAAACAGAGTACCAAAAACAAACGAAGTAGTAAAATCAGCAAACTTGTTATTTTCAACATTAGAACCATCTTACGTATGGATACATTGTGGTCATCTGTTTGAAAAGGCTTGTCAAGGTAGAGCAAAAAGTAAACAAGAAACAGAAGACATTGCCGTGAGGTCTGTAGGTTGTGGAATGCCGAATTTCTTGGAAGTGTGTATATTGACTGAATTTCTGCTCGATACTGTGTCGTTGGATGCATTTATAGACACTCCTTCTGAGCATCTACCTGGCTTATTCTACGAGATCATTAGTAAACTTTTGTATCACATCGATCTTTTATCTCCTATGGAGATCTCGAGAAGTCTTCGATTGTGCGCGAAAATTCTGACAAAAGTACAGCCGACGGTGGTTTCAAATCACACGGAGAAGAACGAATTGGAAACGAAATTGGATACAACTACGAGTACTACCACAACAGTCAATGATAACTCCTTAACCGCAATTCCTTTGGAAAAGAGCCAATCCGATAGTAAATTGAATAAACCGGACACAACTAGCGGTTCGTTTTCCGAGAAAAGTCCCAGCCCTAGAAGAAGAGCAAACTCGGGAGGTGCCACCAAACGATCCGATAAAAAGTCGAAAAAGAAATCTAGTAAAAGTACCTCAAAATTAAGCGACTCTTTACCAGAACCAAGTACCAATATTTCAGTAGTCGTGGATGCAGAATCCAAAGGTTTGccaagaaataaaagtatggACGATATAAAGACCGAATACATAGAAACGAGTACCATTAATTCTCCATCTAAGGATCAGTTGACTACTTTGAAACAGTCAAGTAAAAGTAGTCCTATGGGCTCCACAGGATCCTTGGGTAGAGGACCGTCTCCTGCGTTTCAAGCGCAACATTCGATGTTAGAAAAATGTTTAAGACAGTATGAGACTTTTTACGTGAAATTAGTTAGTAATAGAGTATTGACTAAAGAGAAAACGGTTCAAAATATGTTCGATAATTTGATGATACCGTGTCCAAGGGAGAGTTTCGACGAGAGAATGCGATATCTAgaacttttattaaattctagATTAAATATGGAGGATTCTGGTTTCTTCAGCCAAGATATTTCTGTAATGGAAGATACCAAACAGTTAGACATTCTTCATCTGTATATTGATTCTATTTCACAAGCAGAATGGGATGACGCTATGAAAATGGCCTCCAGCTTGTTTGTTGAACTATCTACATTTCCTAAGTATTTTCTTCCTGGTGATGGACTACTTGTAGAGGAAGAACCGAAGGGAAATATTATTCTTCCAGATTGGTTGAAAGTTTTAGTAGTTTGTACTTGTTGGTTGGGAAAACAACCTGCTTTACAATTAACCAGTATTGCTACTTTGTTAGATTTAGTAGCTTTGTTAAAAGCACATAACGACATTGAGACCTACCCAAAAAGCGGGGAGGGAGTTACAGCTGTAATTATGGTGCCATTATTGAAACAATGGCATATAACTTACTTGATGCAATATACTAACGTATTTCAG GTACTAGCACAATCCTTATGGCATCATCTTGGCGAATTACCTGCACATAAATACAGAATGCGATGTGTTGAATTGTTGCACGAACTGCATCATGCTTTACACAATTCCTGTGATGCTGTAGAGGATGTAATTGGACTAGCACTCACGTCAGAAAATATagagaaaagaatagaagCGTTCAATAGGTTTGCCACATTATGGCATCTCGGACGTGAAATTGAAACGAACCCTAGATTGCGAGGTTGTATGAAATCTTTCGATCG ATCATTGTTAAAAATACTGGATAATCTACAGCTCGCAGACAACTCTCCTCTAAAGCTTCATGCTCAATCATGGCTTCTGCACTCCTTAATGCGAGGTGATGTTTCGCGGGTAGTAGACCCGTTATTGATAATACTCTTAGATCCATCTACCTGTCGTATGAGCGTGCTGCATGTCAGTATACAGCATAGCAATACTGTTTTGACGAAAAACGATCCCATAGAAGAAAAGTCTGAGATACAAGATGACACAGAAGGTGCAGCAAAAATTTACGCGATCAGTTCAGTAGACGGTAATGTGATATACCACGTTAGTGATAGCGTAGATGAAGATAAGAAATGGCGTAAaggtaaaaagaagaaaaaggccATAAATCCTGTGAAAGTGAAAAGAATATTTGCCGTAACGACATTGGCCGCCGGTGATAATTGTAATCAGTACGTAACCGAAAAAAATCAATATATGAAAGAACTAGAAGTACCTCCTAGCATATCTGGTAATAGAAAGATCTCTGTTTTTGTGAATCCTTTGTCGCTCAACTGCAATGAGAATTCCAATGACTCTCTGACAGAGGACGATTTGTTGCCTAGTGTGAAAAAGGTAAACTTAACAACAGAGTTGTTAAAGAATGCGACAAGATTCAAAAAGATAGATTTCGACAAAGGTTCGACCGCTAGCTTAGACGAAAGTTTCTATGAATCAGCAAATTCCAGCTTAaaggcgaaagaaaaaaatgggTTTAAGAAACTGAATGGAGAGGTTGGCTCATCTTTGGATTCCATTACTAATAGTTTCGATTCTAGCAGCCCTGAAATTACCAATAAGCAAACAAAACAGAAGAAAGAGTCCATAATAATGCCAGGTAGTTCTAGGGAAGTAGCAGGGACTATCATTAAGGGCAAATATCATAGCACAAACGAATTTGCGACGAATTATGATGTTCACGATGTTGGAAGTTTTGAAGCAAGCGTCGAAGTACCTAGTTGGACGATGGATGACGAAGAAGCAGACTTGGATATTAGTACAACTGCAGAAGAATATTTTAGTAACTCTAGTGGGAATAGTATAGTTGAAGAAATCTTAAATGAAGTGCTTGATAAAGTAATGCATATTTGCGACGTTGTTGAACCATCTAAAAGT aCTGATGAGACCTCATATCAAAACTCGAAAACGGGTCGCAATTTTGGAATCGGAGTACACAATCTTCATTCACATATGCTGCTTTACTGTGGGGTCTATGATTCGACTAGAACGCTTTACGCATTACGTACACTTCGCAACGAGTTGTTAACGAACACTAGAATGTTTCTATGTTGTGCTGCAACGACTGGTGTAACCAATGCGACAAAAAACACAACATTGTTAAATTTACTAGCTAGACACAGGAAAAGTGTATTTGGGAGGAATTTTCATGGAGACATAGCAAATACAGAATTCATAGCAGCTTATAGAAGTAGCATGTATTTAGAAGTTTTAATTAGTGTGTGCCTTTATTTTGCTAGGAGCTATTATCCTAATTTAGGACAGATGAGACTTACGCACGAAGAAATTTCAGGAAATCGGCAG GTACAACTTGCAAGTGCAGAACTATTGACACTTATATTCTCTGAATTAATTCCTATCGTTCGTGATTCAGGGAAAGGTTTTAGTTGTTATATAATCGATTTACTTACTAAATGTAAAGTACAAAAAGTTGCATTACATTGTCTTGTATCTAGCGTGATGAATATGAAAAATGCTCATAAGGAAAATGAAGAGGTATTTACATTTACAGAAGAAATCATTTCATTCAATGATCCAGTCATAGACAATGATACAAGTAAATGCAAATACAGAGCAAGCGATCATACAGAGGCTTTTCAAATACAACTATTAAG GTTATTATTAGCTTTAATCATGTTAGAACATCAATGTGGTAATCAGAAAGGTGAAGAAATATGCCCACCAACTACACCAACACCGAGTACTCCAACAAAGACTGTTCCTAACATTATGGGAAGTAGCTTAAAGTATTTAGTTGGTACATCAATTCCACAACAACCAATGTTCCTTGCTAGCATATTAAGTGCTTTACAATTG GAACACATGAGACATTTACACCAACATTGGACAACTCTTGTTACTTCCAGTCTTCCCTTCATGGGATCTTCGTTAACATCTATAGTTACGTCAGTTATCCACCAATTATGTTGCAATATCGAAAACTTAGCGTCGTATTATATCAGCGAAGAAACAACAACGGCGACAAAGTTACAAGATATAAGCACACTGGAGTGTTGTCTTCCTGCAGATTATACAGTGACACATCTAGAAGCTTTAACGTTTTTACTTCATTATTGTTTATTGGATACATCGCAACAAATAGGCTTTTCATTTAATCAGCCTTTGAGTGGCACTATTCAGACGGGAATACCTGGAGCAAATCCAAGCCAAATATTCAATAATCTTATTCACGTGTTTATGCCGAGCCCACTTTCTCCA GAGCTTACTACATCAAAAGATAAAAATGGAGTTAGTGAATTACAGCAGCATGCTCGAAGAACTGCTTTAAGTCACCTGCCAAGAATAATTGCATCTCTCTCCACTCTTTGGCAAGCAGTGTTAGCAACCAAGGACAA TGATCAAGCCAGTTGCGTAGTAGGAAGTCCAAGAATAGTGAAGCATCAACTACTAGAACTCTTGTCTCCCATATCTTTTCATCATGGTGTAAACTTTTTGGCCGCCATTGCCGTTGCCTGGCACGAGAGGCGGCAGCCTTCTGGTTCTAAGAAG GTGCTTCCAGAAGCTTGTTCAAATCAACAAGTTATGGTTGATTTAGTAAGCGCAATCCGTGTGATGCCTATTGATACTTTGGTTCAGACTGTTCATCAAGTTGTAAAGAATCAACCACCGATTCATGGTGTGAAGCAAGATTTTTCGTTAGAAGTTTCTGTATTGGAACTGCTCTATGTTTATATGCAAAGTAATACGTCTCAATCTCTAATTGAATCTTGGGCATCTTTACTTGGTCTACTCAAAGATGGCCTATCTTTAACGGCGCCTGCTCAATTTCTATTATTGGCGATCTTAAATGAATATGTACAGAAATGTCCCCCTATGCAAGAAAAGAAGGATATTAGAGATCTGCAAGATGTGTCTGCAAAG TTGGTTGAGTCATGTTCGCAAATAGCTGGAGCATGTTTAGAACAAACAACCTGGTTAAGAAGAAATTTAGCAGTAAGGGAAGACGCATTTGAAGTTGCTGAAGGATCATCGGAAGGTAAAGAAGGCAAAAGTGGTGCTG TAACACCCGGCACACCACCTAATGCAGCATATAGTATCCAAGCTCAAGCAGTATTAGCAGAAATAGTAGCACCCTTGTTGGATGTTAGTTATGGTTCCCAAGAAAAAGAACGTGTAGTGACGCTGTTAACCAATCTCATGTATAATATTACGCCATATCTTAAAAATCATTC GACAAAGAATATTGCCTCGTTTACGGCTTGTTCTCAATTACTGAGCTCCTTATCAGGTTACCAATATACAAGGAAAGCATGGCGCAAAGATGTGCTGGATCTTCTGCTAGATTCTGCTTTCTTCCAAATGACACCAGCATGTTTACCATATTGGAGGACTATCATAGATAATTTAATGACACATGACAATACAACATTCCGAGATTTAATGA ATCGCGTTTCAATGGCTCAAAGTAGCAGTATCAGTATATTCTCTTCGAAAGAGCAAGAATATGAGCAGAAAGCCCAACTTTTAAAAAGGTTAGCATATGTGATACTATGCAGCGAAATGGATCAATATCACAAATACATGCCTGAAATTCAAG AACGACTTGCGGACAGTTTGCGACTACCACAAGTAATTCCATCTATTCAAGCACAAGTGTTTCTTTGCTTCCGGGTGCTACTTCTTAGAATGTCTCCACAACACGCAACTTCCTTATGGCCGGTAATAGTCAGCGAACTTGTTCAAGTTTTCCTATACATTGAACAAGAACTGAACACAGATAGTGAAGAATTCAg tTCACATATAAAACTACTCTCAGCTTTGGATTCATCTTGGGCTGTGAATGCTAGTAATGGACTTCAAGCACATGGCCATCCCCATTGGTTGCAATTGCAACTTGCAGCTGCTAAATTATTAGATTTAGCACTGCTTTTACCTGCACACAGGCTTCCTCAATTTCAAAT GTATAGATGGGCATTTGTAGGGGATTCAGCGGTAGGATCCATGGAAAACAATAATCTATCTTCTGATTTTGTACCACACATTACGAGAATAGCAAAACTGATGGACAGTAAG TATAAACAGGAAGCAAACACTGTGAAAGCTGTACCCGGTGAACTACTTCTAACATCGAATAACATTCGTTCATTGCAAGATCTGCATTATTTTTTTACGACACTGAGTCGCAGATCGAGTGATACACAGGCACCGTTGAATGTTACACAACTGGAAGCAGTGATTGAACAagattttcttgaaaaaatGCCAGCTGCAAGGTAG